The genomic window TTTAATCGCCGAAAGATGGTTTAATAAATACGGCAACAAAATCATCTTTTTTAGCAGATTATTACCTATTGTCAGAACCTTTATTTCGTTTCCCGCTGGAATTACCAAAATGTCTTTAAGTAAGTTTGTTAGCTATACTTTCTTAGGAGTTTTGCCTTGGAACATCTTATTTATTTACTTAGGCTATAAATTAGGCGAAAATTGGGATGCATTAATGGCTTTAACCCACGAAATTAAAATTATTTTAATAGCAGTATTTATTATAGTAGTCATAGGCATTCTCTTGTTTACTAAATTTAAAAAATCTTCTCCCAAAGCATAAGTATTTACTTAGCTAATTCATCATTTCTAGCTAAATAAACTAAAGGAAAAATTAAATAGATGAAAGTTGTAGCTCCTTGAATGATGCCGGAATCGTTAACCATAAGGCCTACAATGCTGGCGATTAAAATGGAACTAAAGGACTTATATAAAGCAGGGTTTTCTTTTTTTAGCCGCAGCACCCTGCCTCTAGGCCGGAACAATAAGACCGCAAAGGCAAGGATGAAAGAGATAAGTGCCTTAGTCCAAATAGAGTAGTTAAAGAGCTTAATATTCATGGTTACTTTTCTTTCAATAATATCTAATGCTGCTACAGGACCTTGCTGCAGAATATTATAAATGGCTAGCCCTAAGTGGGAATAATTATTCTTATCTAAGTACAAATCTCCCAGCAAAACAGCGCCAAGGAGCAGCAGCGTCAAAAAGCTTAAGATAATTGCCAACTGTACTGGCCTTTTTTTTTGTCTAAAACTGAAAAGCAGATACCCGAAAGCAATGGAAGTAGTAATCAGGCCTCCGGCATCAGCCCCAAATTGTGGTAAAAAAATAAGCAACGCAGCTAAGGTAAGTAAGGAGACGCCTATTATTTTGTAAAAAAGTTTTTTTTCTGTAAAGAAAAGAGGCATACTAAGTAAAATAGAGCCAATAAGGATGCCGGAAAGTTCATTGCCAATGCCATAGTATCGAGCTCCAATTATGGGGTCATAACCAAGGGGTGAGTTTTGAATTAAACCCAGCTGGAATAATAAATCCAGCATTAAAGTAAGGGCTGTTGCTAGTCCAATCCAAAGCATTTTTCTTAAATTATTTAAAGGTAAATAATAAATAACTGCAGTTAAAATAAAATTCAGTGCTAGAAAAAGAGCTAGCGATAAAAAAGGCAGTTTTGTTTGGCATAATCCAAAGATAATTATTAGCCAGGGGGCAATTAAAAAATAAATAGTGCCAAAAGTAACCCCTTGGATAACTCTTTTTTTGCTAAAAAACAACAGCAATGGAATAGACCCTAAAATAAAGATAATTTGCATTATTATATAAGGCTTTAAGATAAGAGGCCGGTGATTATAATTGCTAACTAAGCGAGTATTAATTTCCACTAAAGAAGCTAAAGTATTATCTGCTTTTTGGCTGTAAATGGACCTGCCAACAAAGGAAGGGGGAACTGGCAGCTCCCAGTGCTTTAAAATTGTAGGCAGAATATCTGTATTAGTTACTAAACCTAAACGCCTAGTGCTAGGTGAAGTTAAAAAGCCTGCCTCAATATTTTTCCCATACAAGAGTAAAGGAGTTAAATTACTGTGAATTAACTGATCTTCTTGACTGGGAGTAGGCGCAAGAAGCACTAATAAATCTTTCTTAGGGTCTAGAGTGGGAATTATTTTTCCTAATAAATTATCTACCCGACGAAGAGTAGTGCTTTTCGTTTGCTGATAAGTTTTTGAAGCAAGATAATTTCTATACTCTTCTAAGCGGCATAAATCGCCTGTTTCCATAACAAAAAAATTATAGTTGTTTAGAGCTTGAGAGTAATAAGCAAATAATTTTGCATAATTTGTGCGTAATAAATAAGGGAAAGAAGGGTCTTTGGTTAAAACTCTTTTGTCGATAATTCCCGGTCCCGTTTTCCCGGAGCTATTCACAGCCAGCAAAGTTGCAAAACGGCGTGGCTTGCCAAAAGCATCGGCATTGCCTAAGACAATTGGTTTCAAACGGGCAGAGTTTAATAAATCACCAAAGGCTCCTAGGTTAACCCGATATTTAAGCCTGGCATTTAAGGCTTGCAGTTGAAAAAAACCCTCGTGGACGACGGCAGTTTGCCATAAAGTCTTAGAGGAAGGTTCCATTTTTTCTTGTAATAAGTCTAAGTCATTAGTTAGGAAGTAAGGGGGCTCTATGCTGTTAAAAGCTTGTCCGGACCAATTTGACCCTACGGCTCTGGTTCCAGCGGCAATTGTTAAGTAGGCATTTTCTGGATTAGTTTTTCCTGCAGTATTAGTATTTACAAGTCCTAATCCCCCTTTGTGCAAGATATAATTAAAATAGGGGTAATTTACCTTGGCTAAATCATAAATACTTAAATTGTCGACAAAAAGCAGTACCACTTTTCCTTCTGGCCGGGCCAAGGCAGTTTTTGGCAGCAAAAGAAGCAGTAGTGGCATTAGAAAAAGTACAATTTTTTTAATGGGCACCTGATTCACCTAAACCTTAAAAAGTATTAAATTATATTTTGACCTAAAATAAAAAAAATATGTATGTGTATTTTAAAGCTATTTTGTGAATAATCCTAATATCATTGGAAATTTAGCCTATATTATGCATATAGTATCTATTTTTTACTTGTAGAAATTGTATGCTAGATTGTCAATAAAGGCTATCAATGCTATAATACATAATTGTGTATAATAAATAACTCCCTCTTTTACCGCATTTATACATAATAATTTTTAAAAAGAAAGGATGTGCGTCATGTCTTCATATGTAGTTATTGCAGGATTATTAGGTTTAGTATTTGCCGCCTACCTAAGTCATTCAGTTTTGAAAGAAAGTATGGGCAATAACAGGATGAAAGAAATTTCTGAAGCTGTGCAAGAAGGTGCAATGGCTTATCTTAATCGTCAATACAAGACATTACTCCCGATTGCACTAATTATTTTCCTTTTATTAAGCTTCTTCTCCGACTATAAATGGCAAACAGGTATTGCCTTCTTAGTTGGAGCTTTGTTTTCAGCCGTTGCGGGTTATATAGGTATGTATATTGCCACCCGTTCCAATGCGCGGACAACAAATGCGGCTCAAAGCAGCTTAAACAAAGCTCTGGGAATCGCCTTCCGTGGCGGTTCGGTAATGGGCATGGGAGTTGTTGGCCTAGGACTTTTAGGTGTTATTTTGCTATTTATGTTTGCCATTGGGCAAGATCCTAGTAAAATTGAAGCGATCGATAGCTTTGCTTTTGGTGCCAGCTTAATTGCTTTATTCGCCCGTGTTGGCGGCGGTATTTTCACCAAAGCTGCAGACGTAGGAGCGGACTTAGTAGGTAAAGTAGAAGCAGGAATTCCTGAGGATGACCCCAGAAACCCTGCTGTTATTGCTGATAACGTAGGCGATAACGTTGGTGACGTTGCTGGTATGGGAGCAGACCTTTTTGAATCCTATGCAGCTACTTCAGTTGCAGCTATGCTGCTGGGAGCAGCATATATTGGCATAAATGGTGTTTATCTTCCTTTGTTAATTGGGGCTGCAGGTATTATTGCTTCTATCATTGGTACCTTCTTTGTACGTGCTAGTGAAAATAGCAATCCTCAATCTGGTTTAAACAAAAGTTTATATTCAGCTTTTTTCCTAACAGCTATTGCAGCTTATTTCCTTGTAAATTACTTTATTCCTGAAAACCCGGTAAAATTTTATATTCCTGTCGTAGCAGGTTTAATTGCCAATATTTTAATTGGTTTAGTTACTCAGTACTATACAGCCAGCGAATACAGACCTGTTAAATCAATTGCCAAAGCATCTGAAACAGGCCCTGCTACTAACGTAATTTATGGTTTCGCGGTCGGTTTAGAAAGTACTGCACTTCCCATTGTAATTATTATCGCTACTGTTGCCGTTGCTTACTTTGTTCCTGGCGGCGGCGCAGAAGGTTTCTACGGCATTGCTTTAGCAGCTATGGGGATGCTTTCCATGGCTGGTACCATCGTTGCTATTGATGCTTATGGTCCTATCGCCGATAACGCAGGCGGTATTGCCGAAATGGCAGAGTTGGATCCTAAAGTACGTAAAGTTACAGATAAATTAGATGCTGTCGGTAACACTACAGCAGCTGTAGCGAAAGGTTTTGCTATGGGTTCTGCAGCAATTACAGCCATAGCTCTCT from Bacillota bacterium LX-D includes these protein-coding regions:
- a CDS encoding DedA family protein, with amino-acid sequence MGNIIQLIELLKEIGYRLGEMGYLGISIGMFLENTGVPIPSEIILPAAGYLAFKGNVSFWGVVFVTTIASIIGSVFAYYIGLFGGRSFVLNYGKYFFLSKTKFLIAERWFNKYGNKIIFFSRLLPIVRTFISFPAGITKMSLSKFVSYTFLGVLPWNILFIYLGYKLGENWDALMALTHEIKIILIAVFIIVVIGILLFTKFKKSSPKA
- a CDS encoding sodium-translocating pyrophosphatase encodes the protein MCVMSSYVVIAGLLGLVFAAYLSHSVLKESMGNNRMKEISEAVQEGAMAYLNRQYKTLLPIALIIFLLLSFFSDYKWQTGIAFLVGALFSAVAGYIGMYIATRSNARTTNAAQSSLNKALGIAFRGGSVMGMGVVGLGLLGVILLFMFAIGQDPSKIEAIDSFAFGASLIALFARVGGGIFTKAADVGADLVGKVEAGIPEDDPRNPAVIADNVGDNVGDVAGMGADLFESYAATSVAAMLLGAAYIGINGVYLPLLIGAAGIIASIIGTFFVRASENSNPQSGLNKSLYSAFFLTAIAAYFLVNYFIPENPVKFYIPVVAGLIANILIGLVTQYYTASEYRPVKSIAKASETGPATNVIYGFAVGLESTALPIVIIIATVAVAYFVPGGGAEGFYGIALAAMGMLSMAGTIVAIDAYGPIADNAGGIAEMAELDPKVRKVTDKLDAVGNTTAAVAKGFAMGSAAITAIALFSAFAQRAELTSLDVLDPTILMGVFIGATVPFLFCSFAMRAVGKAAFEMIEEVRRQFKQIPGLLEGKAKADYKTCVDISTRAAIKQMIIPGLLAPATLIIVGFGVAAFNPEKALAMIGGILVGGTTTGVLLALTMANAGGAWDNAKKFIEAGNHGGKGSEPHKAAVVGDTIGDPFKDTAGPSLNAVIKVMGTISLILAPIIASFI